A stretch of the Mesotoga sp. UBA6090 genome encodes the following:
- a CDS encoding thioredoxin family protein: FVARLHLAYILLLLSIIMLLGGDEVKEVTLAELRGVIGKVLIDFFSPGCGVCAAIETKLDEVEDTFVSWKFYKINTVENPAVASEHSVFTVPTIVVQVDGREQKRWCRYFSLEEVIDYLREIDETES; this comes from the coding sequence TTTTGTTGCAAGACTCCACCTCGCATATATTCTACTATTATTATCAATTATAATGCTTTTAGGAGGCGATGAAGTGAAGGAAGTAACTCTGGCAGAATTGAGGGGAGTCATCGGAAAGGTTCTTATTGACTTCTTCAGTCCAGGCTGCGGCGTATGTGCAGCGATTGAAACAAAGCTTGATGAAGTTGAAGACACTTTTGTTTCCTGGAAATTCTACAAAATAAATACTGTAGAGAATCCTGCGGTTGCTTCAGAACACTCTGTCTTTACAGTCCCGACGATTGTTGTGCAGGTCGATGGTAGAGAGCAGAAGAGATGGTGCAGATACTTCTCTCTCGAAGAAGTTATAGACTACCTTCGTGAAATTGAT